A genomic region of Haliaeetus albicilla chromosome 8, bHalAlb1.1, whole genome shotgun sequence contains the following coding sequences:
- the GPX7 gene encoding glutathione peroxidase 7, with product MLDPEGSVEHQPSSSFPKVFLIPLAMLLAIAALLLLAFSATQQKEPDFYTFKVVNIRGKLVSLEKYRGSVSLVVNVASECGYTDSHYKALQQLQRDLGPYHFNVLAFPCNQFGQQEPDTNKEIESFARKTYGASFPMFSKIAVSGAGAIPAFKYLIDSTGEEPTWNFWKYLVDPNGKVVKAWDSTVSIEEIRPYVTELVRKIILKKKDEL from the exons ATGCTAGATCCTGAGGGCAGTGTGGAGCACcagccttcctcttccttccccaaagTTTTCCTCATCCCTCTAGCCATGCTCCTTGCAATTGCAGCACTCCTGCTCTTAGCATTTTCCGCTACGCAGCAGAAAGAGCCTGATTTTTACACTTTCAAAGTTGTAAACATCAGGGGCAAACTAGTCTCTCTGGAGAAATACAGGGGCTCG GTGTCGCTAGTTGTCAACGTTGCGAGTGAGTGTGGGTATACAGACAGCCACTACAAGGCCTTACAACAGTTACAGAGAGACCTTGGCCCATATCATTTCAATGTGCTGGCATTCCCATGCAATCAGTTTGGGCAGCAAGAACCAGACACCAACAAAGAGATTGAGAGTTTTGCACGAAAGACTTATGGTGCCTCCTTTCCTATGTTCAGCAAAATTGCAGTCAGTGGAGCCGGTGCAATTCCTGCCTTCAAGTACTTAATTG aTTCTACAGGAGAAGAACCAACCTGGAACTTCTGGAAATACCTGGTGGACCCCAATGGGAAAGTAGTAAAGGCCTGGGACTCTACTGTCTCTATTGAAGAAATAAGACCTTATGTTACAGAACTTGTAAGGAAAATCATCCTGAAGAAGAAGGATGAATTATGA